The Sediminispirochaeta smaragdinae DSM 11293 genome has a segment encoding these proteins:
- a CDS encoding tetratricopeptide repeat protein, producing METNLFLLLPVAVVAIAIVILFVISAGKNKGNGDKKNKKFKGKDSNAIIREANKRLSQNPKDAEALLALAEAHFNDGRFDKALRTYNILIDLCATNKELNEFEINLRYAISAMKLQNFEEAYKSFLICKTMKPDGFEVNFNLGYLEFRKGNFEKAVVLLQSARQKDPEHGSMLKYLGHSLFKITKYKDAAGALRKALEIEPEDKESLFVLGQVYHNLGQNDQALRIFSHLRPDPNLGPNAALYAGTIHVASGQFDKAVLDFEIGLRHNNIKKETALELKYRLAASYAKKQDMGRALKLLQEIQKTAPGYRDVPALLEKYAELNSNRNLQTYLIAPTSDFVTLCRKLTNTIFPGAKVQITDISVTGNDYADILAEISTRKWEDVVLFRYVRTNGQVGELILRDLYARIKELRAGRGFCLSAGEFTEGAKQFVEARLIDLVEKEGLMRKMKEIDR from the coding sequence TAAAGATTCCAATGCAATCATTCGGGAGGCAAACAAACGCCTCAGCCAGAATCCAAAAGATGCGGAAGCCCTTCTCGCCCTTGCCGAGGCACACTTTAACGACGGAAGATTCGACAAGGCGCTTCGTACCTATAATATTCTGATCGATCTCTGTGCAACCAATAAGGAACTAAACGAATTCGAGATCAACCTTCGTTATGCCATCTCCGCAATGAAACTTCAAAATTTCGAAGAGGCATATAAAAGCTTTTTGATCTGTAAGACGATGAAACCGGACGGTTTCGAGGTGAACTTCAACCTCGGTTATCTCGAGTTTAGGAAAGGAAATTTCGAGAAGGCGGTCGTTCTGCTTCAATCTGCGCGGCAAAAAGATCCGGAACACGGTTCCATGCTCAAATATCTCGGTCATTCCCTTTTTAAAATCACAAAATACAAGGATGCTGCAGGAGCCTTACGCAAGGCACTGGAAATCGAGCCGGAAGATAAGGAGAGCCTCTTTGTCCTTGGCCAGGTCTACCATAACCTTGGCCAAAACGATCAGGCCCTTCGAATCTTCAGCCATCTTCGTCCAGATCCGAATCTCGGCCCCAATGCGGCCCTCTACGCTGGAACCATTCATGTCGCTTCGGGTCAGTTCGATAAGGCGGTTCTCGATTTCGAAATCGGCCTGCGCCATAATAATATAAAGAAAGAGACGGCCCTGGAGCTGAAATACCGACTTGCCGCCTCCTATGCGAAAAAGCAGGATATGGGAAGGGCCTTGAAACTCCTTCAGGAAATTCAGAAAACGGCTCCGGGCTACCGTGATGTTCCTGCCCTGCTGGAAAAGTACGCGGAGCTTAATTCAAATCGAAATCTTCAAACCTATCTTATCGCTCCAACCAGTGATTTTGTTACCCTCTGCAGAAAATTAACGAACACCATCTTTCCCGGAGCAAAGGTCCAGATTACCGATATATCGGTTACGGGAAATGACTATGCCGATATCCTTGCGGAAATAAGTACCAGGAAATGGGAAGATGTGGTACTGTTTCGATATGTAAGAACAAACGGCCAGGTGGGAGAACTGATCCTCCGGGATCTCTATGCACGTATCAAGGAACTACGAGCAGGTAGAGGATTCTGTCTCTCGGCGGGAGAGTTTACCGAAGGTGCAAAGCAGTTTGTCGAAGCCCGTCTCATCGACCTCGTGGAAAAGGAGGGGCTTATGCGAAAGATGAAGGAGATCGATCGGTAA
- the mnmG gene encoding tRNA uridine-5-carboxymethylaminomethyl(34) synthesis enzyme MnmG yields MVRDYDAVVIGGGHAGIEAALALARLSHRTLLITQSLDAIGRLSCNPAVGGLSKGNIVREVDALGGEMGHLIDATMIQFRILNQRRGPAVQAPRAQADKFAYNLLAKETLEKQPGLDLYQDTVTDLVIEGDIALGGARIVGVRTDRGQEISTRSVVLTTGTFMEGKVFIGSWEASSGRLGEPAAIGLGSALRAKGFHLGRMKTGTPARVAASSLDYDKMEEQKGDELMLPFSFSHDTIDRPERSCWITYTNEKTHSLISENLGTSPLYGGKIVGKGPRYCPSIEDKVVRFPDRQRHQIFVEPEGLHTEEMYLNGISSSLPEWVQEQFIHSVPGLERAVIMRPGYAVEYDYIDPRQLFPSLQTKAVAGLFIAGQTNGTSGYEEAACQGLLAGINASLLMRGEDLLVLSRAEAYAGVLIDDLVTLGTEEPYRMFTSRAEYRLNLRHDTADRRLLPLGHRIGLQNDDAMEALNKRLEGEAAIKELLASRRLRSSEAAGLDLSGQEGKKFLDLLKVPEVSIDMLVPLQPELEAFPDKWLRRAALDIRYEGYIRRQDEQVDRFQRMEGLKIPADFNWNTIEGISNESREKLKQIRPLSVGQASRISGVRSSDIAVLMVMLRRRR; encoded by the coding sequence ATGGTTCGTGACTACGATGCTGTTGTCATCGGCGGGGGACACGCCGGCATAGAGGCCGCTCTTGCCCTTGCCCGTCTTTCCCACCGTACTCTGCTTATCACCCAGAGCCTCGATGCCATAGGCCGATTGAGCTGTAACCCTGCGGTAGGCGGACTTTCCAAGGGTAACATTGTTCGTGAGGTTGATGCCCTGGGCGGTGAGATGGGGCATCTTATCGATGCAACGATGATCCAATTCCGTATTCTCAACCAGCGTCGAGGCCCTGCTGTTCAGGCTCCCAGGGCTCAGGCTGATAAATTTGCCTACAACCTTCTTGCGAAAGAGACCCTTGAAAAACAGCCCGGCCTCGATCTCTACCAGGATACGGTGACGGATTTGGTCATCGAAGGGGACATTGCCTTAGGCGGGGCAAGGATCGTCGGGGTGAGGACCGATCGCGGACAAGAGATTTCCACCCGCTCGGTGGTCTTGACCACCGGGACCTTTATGGAGGGAAAGGTTTTCATCGGCAGCTGGGAAGCTTCTTCCGGGCGCCTTGGAGAGCCTGCCGCCATCGGACTGGGCAGCGCTCTGCGGGCGAAGGGCTTTCACCTTGGACGGATGAAAACGGGAACTCCCGCCAGAGTTGCCGCCTCTTCCCTTGATTACGATAAAATGGAGGAGCAGAAAGGGGACGAGCTGATGCTTCCTTTCAGCTTTTCCCATGATACGATAGATCGACCGGAACGCAGCTGCTGGATTACCTATACGAACGAGAAAACCCACTCGCTGATTTCCGAAAATTTGGGAACAAGCCCCCTTTACGGAGGAAAGATCGTCGGTAAAGGCCCTCGTTATTGCCCCTCCATCGAAGACAAGGTGGTTCGTTTCCCTGACCGCCAGCGGCATCAGATATTTGTGGAACCTGAAGGGCTCCATACCGAGGAGATGTACCTCAACGGGATCTCTTCGAGCCTCCCCGAATGGGTCCAGGAACAGTTTATCCATTCTGTTCCGGGATTAGAGCGCGCGGTTATTATGCGGCCCGGCTATGCCGTTGAGTATGATTATATCGATCCTCGCCAGCTCTTCCCCAGCCTCCAGACAAAGGCTGTGGCGGGTCTCTTCATTGCCGGTCAGACAAATGGCACCTCGGGCTACGAAGAGGCCGCCTGTCAGGGGCTCCTTGCCGGTATCAATGCCTCACTCTTGATGCGTGGAGAAGACCTTCTGGTACTTTCCCGGGCCGAGGCCTATGCGGGGGTTCTTATCGACGATCTCGTTACCCTTGGGACCGAGGAACCCTACAGGATGTTTACCAGTCGTGCCGAATATCGCCTCAATCTCCGCCATGATACCGCGGATCGTCGGCTTTTGCCGCTCGGCCATCGTATTGGATTACAGAACGATGACGCGATGGAGGCCCTTAATAAGCGGCTCGAAGGGGAAGCGGCGATAAAGGAGCTCCTTGCCTCAAGGCGTTTACGTTCTTCAGAAGCTGCTGGTCTCGACCTTTCGGGTCAGGAGGGCAAGAAATTTCTTGATCTCTTGAAGGTCCCTGAGGTTTCTATCGATATGCTTGTGCCGCTGCAGCCCGAGTTGGAGGCGTTTCCCGACAAGTGGCTCCGTCGTGCCGCCCTTGATATTCGTTATGAAGGCTACATCAGGCGGCAGGACGAGCAGGTGGATCGCTTTCAGCGTATGGAGGGGCTCAAGATTCCTGCGGATTTTAACTGGAATACCATCGAAGGTATCAGCAATGAGTCACGGGAAAAACTGAAACAGATACGGCCCCTCTCGGTGGGACAGGCCTCGAGGATCTCGGGTGTCCGTTCCTCGGATATAGCCGTTCTTATGGTGATGCTCAGGAGAAGACGGTGA
- a CDS encoding 16S rRNA (guanine(527)-N(7))-methyltransferase RsmG yields MRELIKQALDAVAWSFDASMAQKCEVYLKELLFWNRKVGLVKMESVDELVFRHLYDSLAPLPLLEASGLLPGPGSGVVDIGSGGGFPAIPLALALPRYEYTLVERSGRKAGFLQNAVALLGVADRVHILQVDAETLGARWQLATCRAFRPVNEALPILAGRLVPGGSAVIYAGTRKLLQSQLSELRQRPEGDLRIVGIPDSGNLLKGERNLLVFTDRSPSSFA; encoded by the coding sequence GTGAGGGAGCTTATCAAACAGGCGCTTGATGCCGTGGCATGGTCCTTCGATGCTTCAATGGCGCAAAAGTGTGAGGTCTATCTGAAGGAGCTGTTGTTCTGGAATCGCAAGGTGGGACTGGTGAAGATGGAATCGGTCGATGAGCTTGTTTTTCGGCATCTCTACGATTCACTGGCTCCTTTGCCCCTGCTCGAAGCCTCCGGCCTGCTGCCGGGACCTGGAAGCGGTGTTGTGGATATCGGCAGCGGCGGAGGGTTTCCCGCCATTCCCCTTGCCCTTGCTCTGCCTCGGTATGAATACACCCTTGTGGAGCGTTCGGGGCGTAAGGCCGGATTCCTGCAGAATGCCGTTGCCCTGCTCGGGGTTGCCGATCGGGTCCATATTCTCCAGGTAGATGCCGAAACCCTCGGGGCCCGATGGCAGCTTGCAACGTGCAGAGCCTTTCGGCCCGTCAACGAGGCCCTTCCCATCCTTGCAGGTAGGCTGGTTCCGGGAGGATCTGCCGTTATCTATGCCGGAACCCGAAAGCTGCTTCAAAGCCAGCTTTCGGAACTAAGGCAGCGGCCGGAAGGAGATCTTCGCATTGTCGGAATTCCCGATTCCGGCAATCTGCTGAAAGGCGAGCGAAACCTTCTGGTATTTACCGATCGATCTCCTTCATCTTTCGCATAA